A region from the Micrococcus cohnii genome encodes:
- the glgX gene encoding glycogen debranching protein GlgX, which yields MRTLDTGMPYPLGATVDEHGTNFAVSTGREAEAVYLCLIDEHGGEERIELTERHGSTWHVHVAGVGAGQRYGFRVDGPWAPQSGLWFNPHKLLADPYAKAFTGTHQWGQAHHAYSFEDENVRDETDNLGLTMLSVVQSDEFDWGEDAPPATELTDTIVYETHVKGMTATHPEVPEHLRGTYAGLAHPAVVEHLTRLGVTAVELMPVHQFVDDATLQDKGLHNYWGYNTLGYLAPHAAYASDGEIGGQVREFKQMVKDLHAAGLEVILDVVYNHTAEGNHLGPMLSLRGLDNAGYYHLMEDDERHYMDYTGTGNSVNLSSPKSLQLVMDSLRYWVTEMHVDGFRFDLATTLTRVEGEQGPDMLSSFFDVVRQDPVMRTVKLIAEPWDVGWGGYQVGNFPGLWSEWNGMYRDTVRDFWRGEPGTLGEFATRITGSADLYEGDGRTPGASVNFVTAHDGFTLADLVSYNEKHNEANGEDGRDGDSHNRSWNCGAEGPTDDPAIRALRGRQQRNFLATLMVSQGVPMISHGDELGRTQQGNNNTYCQDNELAWIDWANLDEDLLDFTARLIRLRREHTVFRRRRHFDGRPAARDVEAPLPDIVWLEPDATAKTEEDWGAEARSIAFYLNGNAQPEAAADPEGADRDFYVLMNAWWESVPYTLPGPFFPGRWEIVVDTSADLAATQAPHAGERPVVEAGQVLDLPPRSTVILRQV from the coding sequence ATGCGCACCCTGGACACCGGCATGCCGTACCCGCTCGGCGCCACCGTCGACGAGCACGGCACCAACTTCGCCGTGAGCACCGGCCGGGAAGCCGAGGCCGTGTACCTGTGCCTCATCGACGAGCACGGAGGCGAGGAACGGATCGAACTGACCGAGCGTCACGGTTCGACCTGGCACGTCCATGTCGCCGGGGTGGGCGCCGGGCAGCGCTACGGGTTCCGCGTCGACGGGCCGTGGGCGCCGCAGAGCGGGCTGTGGTTCAACCCGCACAAACTGCTCGCGGACCCCTACGCGAAGGCGTTCACGGGCACCCATCAGTGGGGGCAGGCCCATCATGCCTACTCGTTCGAGGACGAGAACGTCCGGGACGAGACGGACAACCTCGGCCTGACCATGCTCTCCGTGGTCCAGTCGGACGAGTTCGACTGGGGCGAGGACGCGCCGCCGGCCACCGAGCTCACGGACACGATCGTCTACGAGACCCACGTCAAGGGCATGACCGCCACGCACCCGGAGGTGCCCGAGCACCTGCGGGGCACGTACGCCGGGCTGGCGCACCCCGCGGTCGTCGAGCACCTCACTCGACTGGGCGTCACCGCGGTCGAGCTCATGCCCGTCCACCAGTTCGTCGACGACGCGACGCTGCAGGACAAGGGCCTGCACAACTACTGGGGCTACAACACCCTCGGCTACCTGGCCCCGCACGCCGCGTATGCATCGGACGGCGAGATCGGCGGACAGGTCCGCGAGTTCAAGCAGATGGTGAAGGACCTGCACGCCGCCGGGCTCGAGGTGATCCTCGACGTCGTCTACAACCACACCGCGGAGGGCAACCACCTCGGCCCCATGCTCTCGCTGCGCGGCCTGGATAACGCCGGCTACTACCACCTCATGGAGGACGACGAGCGGCACTACATGGACTACACGGGCACGGGGAACTCGGTGAACCTGTCCAGCCCGAAGTCGCTGCAGCTGGTGATGGACTCCCTGCGGTATTGGGTGACCGAGATGCACGTCGACGGGTTCCGCTTCGACCTGGCCACCACGCTCACCCGCGTCGAGGGAGAGCAGGGCCCGGACATGCTCTCGAGCTTCTTCGACGTCGTCCGCCAGGATCCCGTGATGCGCACCGTGAAACTGATCGCCGAACCGTGGGACGTCGGCTGGGGCGGCTATCAGGTGGGCAACTTTCCGGGCCTGTGGTCCGAGTGGAACGGCATGTACCGGGACACGGTGCGCGACTTCTGGCGCGGAGAACCCGGGACCCTCGGCGAGTTCGCCACCCGCATCACCGGGTCGGCGGACCTGTACGAGGGCGACGGGCGCACCCCCGGCGCCTCGGTCAACTTCGTCACCGCCCACGACGGGTTCACCCTCGCCGATCTGGTCTCCTACAACGAGAAGCACAACGAGGCCAACGGTGAGGACGGTCGCGACGGCGACTCCCACAACCGCTCGTGGAACTGCGGGGCCGAAGGACCGACCGACGATCCGGCGATCCGTGCGCTGCGCGGACGGCAGCAGCGCAACTTCCTCGCCACGCTCATGGTGTCCCAGGGTGTGCCGATGATCAGCCACGGAGACGAGCTCGGGCGCACGCAGCAGGGCAACAACAACACCTACTGCCAGGACAACGAGCTGGCCTGGATCGACTGGGCGAACCTCGACGAGGACCTGCTGGACTTCACCGCCCGGCTCATCCGGCTGCGCCGTGAGCACACCGTGTTCCGCCGCCGCAGGCACTTCGATGGCCGCCCCGCCGCACGCGACGTCGAGGCGCCGCTGCCGGACATCGTCTGGCTCGAACCCGATGCGACCGCCAAGACCGAGGAGGACTGGGGCGCCGAGGCCCGCTCGATCGCGTTCTACCTCAACGGGAACGCACAGCCCGAGGCCGCGGCGGACCCGGAGGGCGCCGACCGGGATTTCTACGTGCTCATGAACGCCTGGTGGGAGTCCGTGCCCTACACGCTGCCCGGACCGTTCTTCCCCGGCCGCTGGGAGATCGTCGTCGACACCTCGGCCGACCTGGCCGCCACACAGGCCCCGCACGCGGGGGAGCGGCCCGTCGTGGAGGCCGGCCAGGTGCTGGACCTGCCGCCCCGCTCGACCGTGATTCTGAGGCAGGTGTGA
- a CDS encoding UDP-glucose dehydrogenase family protein: MRISVIGTGYLGATHAACMAELGFEVIGVDVDPAKIQRLARGEVPFHEPGLPELLVKHVDSGRLRFTTDYAEVGGWADVHFIGVGTPQKDGENAADMRFVDAAAMSLAEAITRDALIVGKSTVPVGTAARLREAIAARRTENGLPGRVELAWNPEFLREGYAVKDTISPDRLIVGVESAHAEQLLREVYAAPLEQDTPWIATDFQTAELVKVAANAFLATKISFINAFSEITETVGGDIRTLADALGHDSRIGRRFLNAGVGFGGGCLPKDIRALQARVSELGLNRTMQFLNNMDEINLRRRDRVVDLAAQLLAEDRDDDGRTHTTRTQILQGTRIAILGAAFKPHSDDVRDSPALDVANRLFCTGAATAVFDPQANANAAARFPRLDYVGSAEQALRDADLAILLTEWPEFRELDPARVAELMRTPRMIDGRNVLDRTAWDAAGVHTVGLGQHIEPRVRTVGD, encoded by the coding sequence ATGCGCATCTCCGTCATCGGCACCGGATACCTGGGGGCCACCCACGCCGCGTGCATGGCCGAGCTCGGCTTCGAGGTGATCGGTGTCGACGTCGACCCCGCCAAGATCCAGCGCCTGGCCCGCGGCGAGGTCCCGTTCCACGAGCCCGGGCTGCCGGAGCTGCTCGTGAAGCACGTCGACAGCGGCCGTCTGCGGTTCACCACGGACTACGCGGAGGTCGGTGGCTGGGCCGACGTGCATTTCATCGGTGTCGGCACACCGCAGAAGGACGGTGAGAACGCGGCGGACATGCGTTTCGTCGACGCGGCAGCGATGTCCCTGGCCGAGGCGATCACCCGGGACGCACTGATCGTCGGCAAGTCGACCGTCCCGGTGGGCACCGCCGCCCGACTGCGCGAGGCGATCGCCGCCCGCCGCACCGAGAACGGCCTGCCTGGTCGCGTGGAGCTGGCGTGGAACCCGGAGTTCCTGCGTGAGGGCTACGCGGTGAAGGACACCATCTCGCCGGACCGGCTCATCGTGGGTGTGGAGTCGGCGCACGCCGAGCAGCTGCTGCGCGAGGTGTATGCGGCCCCGCTCGAACAGGACACCCCGTGGATCGCCACGGACTTCCAGACCGCGGAGCTGGTCAAGGTCGCCGCGAACGCGTTCCTGGCGACGAAGATCAGCTTCATCAACGCGTTCTCGGAGATCACGGAGACCGTCGGCGGCGATATCCGCACCCTGGCCGACGCGCTCGGCCACGACTCGCGGATCGGCCGCCGCTTTCTCAACGCGGGCGTGGGATTCGGCGGCGGTTGCCTGCCCAAGGACATCCGTGCCTTGCAGGCCCGCGTCTCGGAGCTCGGGCTGAACCGCACGATGCAGTTCCTGAACAACATGGACGAGATCAATCTGCGCCGCCGCGATCGGGTGGTGGACCTGGCCGCGCAGCTGCTGGCCGAGGACCGGGACGACGACGGGCGGACGCACACGACCCGCACACAGATCCTTCAGGGCACGCGGATCGCGATCCTCGGCGCCGCGTTCAAGCCGCACTCGGACGACGTGCGTGACTCCCCCGCCCTCGACGTGGCCAACCGGCTGTTCTGCACCGGCGCGGCCACCGCGGTGTTCGACCCGCAGGCCAACGCGAACGCGGCCGCACGCTTCCCGCGGCTGGACTACGTCGGCTCGGCCGAGCAGGCGCTGCGGGACGCGGACCTGGCGATCCTGCTCACCGAGTGGCCCGAGTTCCGGGAACTGGACCCGGCACGCGTCGCCGAGCTGATGCGCACCCCGCGGATGATCGACGGCCGCAATGTGCTCGACCGCACCGCATGGGACGCCGCGGGGGTGCACACCGTGGGGCTAGGACAGCACATCGAGCCCCGGGTGCGCACGGTGGGCGACTGA
- the glmS gene encoding glutamine--fructose-6-phosphate transaminase (isomerizing): MCGIVGYIGQASSSREHSALDVLMEGLRRLEYRGYDSAGIAVAADGELYHRKKAGKLANLAEELEGSPVPAAQVGIGHTRWATHGGPTDQNAHPHLADEGRLAMIHNGIIENYAQIKEEMLAAGHTFLSETDTEVAATLLGHIYRHEGEQDLTKSMQLASQRFEGAFTLLAIHVDSPDRVVASRRNSPLVVGVGEGENFLGSDVSGFIDFTRKAIELDQDQVVTITADSIEITDFQGNSAQGKEFTVDWDASAAEKGGYDTFMEKEIHDQPQAVADTLLGRTDATGRLILDELRIEPEELLNVRKIIVLACGTSAYAGMVAKYAIEHWCRIPVEVELSHEFRYRDPIIDPTTMIVSISQSGETMDTLMAVRYAKEQGARTVSICNTNGSTIPRESDAVLYTHAGPEIAVASTKAFLAQITAAYLLGLYLAQLNKQLFSEQIKDILADLADIPAKIQDILDRGDQIKQLARSMKDADSVLFLGRNVGYPVAMEGALKLKELAYIHAEGFAAGELKHGPIALIDDGQPVFVVMPSPMDRHSLHAKVVSNIQEVRARGARTMVVAERGDEAVSAYAEDVFEVPETQPMLMPLLTTVPLQIYALELSTAKGYDVDQPRNLAKSVTVE; the protein is encoded by the coding sequence ATGTGTGGAATCGTTGGATACATCGGCCAGGCCTCCTCGTCGCGTGAGCACTCTGCGCTCGACGTCCTGATGGAGGGGCTGCGTCGTTTGGAGTACCGAGGCTATGACTCCGCCGGCATCGCCGTGGCGGCCGACGGTGAGCTCTACCATCGCAAGAAGGCGGGCAAGCTGGCGAACCTCGCCGAGGAGCTCGAGGGCTCCCCGGTGCCGGCCGCGCAGGTGGGCATCGGCCACACTCGCTGGGCCACCCACGGCGGACCGACGGACCAGAACGCGCACCCGCACCTGGCCGACGAGGGCCGTCTGGCGATGATCCACAACGGCATCATCGAGAACTACGCCCAGATCAAGGAGGAGATGCTGGCCGCGGGCCACACCTTCCTCTCCGAGACCGACACCGAGGTCGCCGCCACGCTGCTGGGGCACATCTACCGGCACGAGGGCGAGCAGGACCTGACGAAGTCCATGCAGTTGGCCTCGCAGCGCTTCGAAGGCGCCTTCACCCTGCTGGCGATCCACGTCGACTCGCCGGACCGCGTCGTCGCCTCGCGCCGCAACTCCCCGCTGGTCGTCGGCGTCGGCGAGGGCGAGAACTTCCTGGGCTCCGACGTCTCCGGCTTCATCGACTTCACCAGGAAGGCGATCGAGCTCGACCAGGACCAGGTCGTCACGATCACGGCAGACAGCATCGAGATCACTGACTTCCAGGGCAACTCGGCCCAGGGCAAGGAGTTCACGGTGGACTGGGACGCGTCGGCGGCCGAGAAGGGCGGCTACGACACGTTCATGGAGAAGGAGATCCACGACCAGCCCCAGGCCGTCGCGGACACCCTGCTCGGCCGCACCGACGCGACCGGCCGCCTGATCCTCGACGAGCTGCGCATCGAGCCGGAGGAGCTGCTCAACGTGCGCAAGATCATCGTCCTGGCCTGCGGCACCTCCGCGTACGCGGGCATGGTGGCCAAGTACGCGATCGAGCACTGGTGCCGTATCCCGGTCGAGGTCGAGCTGTCCCACGAGTTCCGCTACCGCGACCCGATCATCGACCCCACGACCATGATCGTCTCCATCTCCCAGTCCGGTGAGACCATGGACACCCTGATGGCGGTGCGCTACGCCAAGGAGCAGGGTGCCCGCACCGTGTCGATCTGCAACACCAACGGCTCGACCATCCCGCGCGAGTCCGACGCCGTGCTGTACACGCACGCCGGCCCGGAGATCGCCGTGGCCTCGACCAAGGCGTTCCTCGCGCAGATCACCGCCGCCTATCTGCTCGGCCTGTACCTGGCACAGCTGAACAAGCAGCTGTTCAGCGAGCAGATCAAGGACATCCTCGCGGACCTGGCCGACATCCCGGCGAAGATCCAGGACATCCTGGACCGCGGCGACCAGATCAAGCAGCTGGCCCGCTCCATGAAGGACGCCGACTCCGTGCTGTTCCTGGGCCGCAACGTCGGTTACCCGGTGGCCATGGAGGGTGCGCTCAAGCTCAAGGAGCTCGCCTACATCCACGCCGAGGGCTTCGCGGCCGGCGAGCTCAAGCACGGCCCGATCGCGCTGATCGACGACGGTCAGCCGGTGTTCGTCGTGATGCCCTCGCCGATGGACCGGCACTCGCTGCACGCGAAGGTCGTCTCCAACATTCAGGAGGTCCGTGCCCGCGGCGCTCGCACCATGGTGGTCGCCGAGCGTGGCGACGAGGCCGTGTCGGCCTACGCCGAGGACGTGTTCGAGGTGCCCGAGACCCAGCCGATGCTCATGCCGCTGCTGACCACCGTCCCGCTGCAGATCTACGCGCTGGAACTGTCCACCGCGAAGGGCTACGACGTGGACCAGCCGCGCAACCTGGCCAAGTCGGTCACCGTCGAGTGA
- the coaA gene encoding type I pantothenate kinase — MGRMKQPETPSMHHGSPFVELDRPTWARLAAEMAQPFDEEDVERLRGIGDALSLSEVRDVYLPLSRLLSIRVEAAAALRRATDEFLGGHTHRTPFVIGVAGSVAVGKSTTARVLREMLRRWPTTPRVELLTTDGFLYPNAVLTERGIMSRKGFPESYDLRALMRFMADVKSGVPEVRAPVYSHVTYDIVPGEEQVVHRPDVLIVEGLNVLAPPRVRADGTTGLSVSDFFDFSVYVDARTDWIRDWYISRFMDLRSGAFQDPRAYFHRYATLSDDEARTTASGIWDRINGPNLQQNVLPTRGRARLVLQKDARHQVHRVLLRKV; from the coding sequence ATGGGTCGGATGAAGCAGCCCGAGACGCCGTCGATGCACCACGGTTCCCCGTTCGTCGAGCTCGACCGGCCCACCTGGGCGCGCCTGGCCGCCGAGATGGCCCAGCCCTTCGACGAAGAGGACGTCGAGCGTCTACGCGGCATCGGCGACGCGCTCTCGCTCTCCGAGGTCCGGGACGTCTATTTGCCCCTGTCACGCCTGCTGAGCATCCGCGTGGAGGCCGCCGCCGCACTGCGTCGCGCCACGGACGAGTTCCTCGGCGGTCACACTCACCGCACCCCGTTCGTCATCGGCGTCGCCGGCTCCGTCGCGGTCGGCAAATCCACCACCGCCCGTGTGCTGCGGGAGATGCTGCGGCGCTGGCCGACGACCCCGCGCGTGGAGCTGCTCACGACCGACGGATTCCTCTACCCGAACGCCGTGCTCACCGAGCGCGGCATCATGTCCCGCAAGGGCTTCCCCGAGTCCTACGATTTACGGGCGCTGATGCGGTTCATGGCCGATGTGAAGTCGGGGGTCCCCGAGGTCCGCGCCCCGGTGTACTCGCACGTGACCTACGACATCGTCCCCGGGGAGGAACAGGTGGTCCACCGGCCGGACGTGCTCATCGTGGAGGGACTCAATGTCCTCGCTCCGCCGAGGGTGCGCGCCGACGGGACGACCGGGCTGAGCGTCTCGGACTTCTTCGACTTCTCCGTGTACGTCGATGCCCGCACCGACTGGATCCGCGACTGGTACATCAGCCGGTTCATGGACCTGCGGTCCGGAGCGTTCCAGGACCCGCGGGCGTATTTCCACCGCTACGCGACGCTCTCCGACGACGAGGCACGGACGACGGCCAGCGGGATCTGGGACCGCATCAACGGGCCGAACCTGCAGCAGAACGTGCTGCCCACGCGCGGGCGCGCGCGCCTGGTGCTACAGAAAGACGCCCGACACCAGGTGCACCGGGTGCTGCTGCGCAAGGTGTGA
- the mscL gene encoding large conductance mechanosensitive channel protein MscL codes for MLQGFKEFIMKGNVVDLAVAVVIGTAFAQVVNALVDAVLMPLISALVGSPSFDQFLVLDINGNAIKFGVLLTAIVNFLLIAAAVYFAIVLPMNKLIERRNRRLGIDPDAEELTADQSLLTEIRDLLAEGRRDSSGPRL; via the coding sequence ATGCTTCAGGGTTTCAAAGAATTCATCATGAAGGGCAACGTCGTCGACCTGGCGGTTGCCGTGGTCATCGGCACCGCGTTCGCGCAGGTCGTCAACGCCCTCGTGGACGCGGTGCTCATGCCGCTCATCTCCGCGCTGGTCGGCTCACCCTCGTTCGACCAGTTCCTGGTCCTCGACATCAACGGCAACGCCATCAAGTTCGGCGTGCTGCTCACCGCGATCGTCAACTTCCTGCTGATCGCCGCGGCCGTGTACTTCGCGATCGTGTTGCCGATGAACAAGCTCATCGAGCGGCGCAACCGGCGCCTGGGCATCGACCCGGACGCCGAGGAGCTCACCGCGGACCAGTCCCTGCTCACCGAGATTCGCGATCTGCTCGCTGAGGGGCGCCGCGACAGCTCCGGCCCTCGCCTCTGA
- the glmM gene encoding phosphoglucosamine mutase: MSRLFGTDGVRGLANETLTVELSLQLAQAAAPVLGADAVAAGRRPTAVVARDPRISGEFINAAVLAGLASSGVDVWDAGVLPTPAAAFLVADLDADFGVMISASHNPAPDNGIKFLARGGQKLTDEQEDEIQRRLEHEAPRRPTGADVGRVRRFADAEDRYVLHLLQTLPNRLEGLTVVLDCAHGAASGCSPDAFRDAGAEVVVIGADPDGVNINDGYGSTHLENLQAAVREHRADLGIAHDGDADRCLAVDEKGEIVDGDQIMGIMALALKERGELVDDTLVVTVMSNLGLKLAMREAGVRMVETKVGDRYVLAGMKHGGYSLGGEQSGHVIFADHATTGDGVLTGLHVAARVAGTDTPLSELATVMDHLPQVLINVKDVDKTRTGDDPEVQAAVAAVESRLGESGRVLLRPSGTEPVVRVMVEAPDEDTARREAEDLATIVKRELALHP; this comes from the coding sequence ATGAGTAGATTGTTCGGAACCGACGGCGTCCGTGGCCTGGCCAATGAGACGCTCACCGTGGAACTGTCCCTGCAGCTCGCCCAGGCCGCCGCGCCGGTGCTCGGTGCGGACGCCGTCGCCGCCGGGCGTCGTCCGACCGCCGTCGTCGCCCGCGACCCGCGCATCAGCGGCGAGTTCATCAACGCGGCCGTCCTGGCCGGCCTGGCCTCCTCCGGAGTGGACGTCTGGGACGCCGGGGTGCTTCCGACGCCGGCCGCGGCGTTCCTGGTGGCCGACCTCGACGCGGACTTCGGCGTCATGATCTCCGCCTCGCACAACCCGGCCCCGGACAACGGCATCAAGTTCCTCGCCCGCGGCGGGCAGAAGCTCACCGACGAGCAGGAGGACGAGATTCAGCGGCGGCTCGAGCACGAGGCCCCCCGGCGGCCGACCGGCGCCGACGTCGGTCGGGTGCGTCGCTTCGCGGACGCCGAGGACCGCTACGTGCTGCACCTGCTGCAGACCTTGCCGAACCGGCTCGAGGGCCTCACAGTCGTGCTCGACTGCGCTCACGGTGCGGCCTCGGGCTGCTCGCCGGACGCGTTCCGCGATGCCGGTGCCGAGGTCGTCGTCATCGGCGCCGACCCGGACGGCGTGAACATCAACGACGGCTACGGCTCGACGCATCTGGAGAACCTGCAGGCGGCCGTGCGGGAGCACCGCGCGGACTTGGGCATCGCGCACGACGGCGACGCGGACCGTTGTCTCGCCGTCGATGAGAAGGGCGAGATCGTCGACGGCGACCAGATCATGGGCATCATGGCCCTCGCGCTCAAGGAGCGTGGGGAGCTGGTGGACGACACCCTGGTCGTCACCGTGATGTCGAACCTCGGGCTCAAGCTCGCGATGCGTGAGGCCGGGGTGCGGATGGTCGAGACGAAGGTCGGCGACCGCTACGTGCTGGCCGGCATGAAGCACGGTGGCTACTCGCTGGGCGGCGAGCAGTCCGGTCACGTGATCTTCGCGGACCACGCGACCACGGGCGACGGCGTGCTCACCGGGCTGCACGTGGCCGCGCGCGTGGCAGGCACGGACACGCCGCTGTCCGAGCTGGCCACCGTCATGGACCACCTTCCGCAGGTGCTGATTAACGTCAAGGACGTCGACAAGACCCGGACCGGGGACGACCCCGAGGTCCAGGCGGCAGTGGCCGCGGTCGAGTCCCGCCTCGGGGAGTCGGGTCGTGTGCTCCTGCGTCCCTCCGGCACGGAGCCGGTGGTGCGCGTCATGGTCGAGGCGCCCGACGAGGACACGGCTCGACGCGAGGCGGAGGACCTGGCGACCATCGTCAAGCGAGAGCTGGCGCTGCACCCGTGA
- a CDS encoding peptidoglycan recognition protein family protein: MADHVEHPDEHRAATPPWRRRTLLSGTGLALTGALAACAGTGGKDGGTEQENPESGTNTADKASRVKEPDIIGTADWEAVEPEQYLQTLHERPSYLVIHHTTTPNVTDGSREAAIEIAQRVQNGHINQHWGDSGQHFTVSRGGFALEARHGSKFALEKGDRFILGVHALGFNAYALGIECEGTYMVNPPPQKMYEGLLHLCTYICQQYDLPPSRIIGHRDLVRTSCCGDAFYAKLPVLREDVKVSLERGELRVSEGFGADNLFDDSDVKVEERQAPAA; the protein is encoded by the coding sequence ATGGCCGATCACGTCGAGCACCCGGATGAACACCGCGCCGCCACGCCGCCGTGGCGGCGTCGGACGCTGCTCAGCGGCACCGGGCTCGCCCTGACCGGGGCTCTGGCCGCGTGTGCGGGCACCGGGGGGAAGGACGGCGGCACCGAGCAGGAGAACCCTGAGTCCGGCACGAACACCGCGGACAAGGCATCGCGTGTGAAGGAGCCGGACATCATCGGCACGGCCGATTGGGAGGCCGTGGAGCCCGAGCAGTACCTGCAGACCCTGCATGAGCGCCCCTCCTACCTGGTCATCCACCACACCACGACCCCGAACGTGACGGACGGGTCCCGTGAGGCCGCGATCGAGATCGCCCAGCGGGTCCAGAACGGCCACATCAACCAGCACTGGGGGGACTCCGGCCAGCACTTCACGGTCTCGCGCGGCGGCTTCGCCCTCGAGGCCCGGCACGGCTCGAAGTTCGCCCTCGAGAAGGGCGACCGTTTCATCCTCGGCGTCCACGCGCTCGGCTTCAACGCCTACGCGCTCGGCATCGAGTGCGAGGGCACCTACATGGTCAACCCGCCGCCACAGAAGATGTATGAGGGTCTGCTGCACCTGTGCACGTACATCTGCCAGCAGTACGACCTGCCGCCGTCCCGGATCATCGGCCACCGTGATCTGGTCCGCACGAGCTGCTGCGGCGACGCGTTCTACGCGAAGCTGCCCGTACTGCGCGAGGACGTGAAGGTCTCCCTCGAGCGGGGCGAGCTGCGCGTGAGCGAGGGATTCGGCGCCGACAACCTCTTCGACGATTCGGATGTGAAGGTCGAGGAGCGCCAGGCCCCCGCCGCCTGA
- the ppk2 gene encoding polyphosphate kinase 2 — MAGQHRLASDEDVATFAVTQDYAAEVDELTELGSALGGGRKLAPPNPEAWREGYPYDKKLSRRVYERRKRELQIELLKMQLWVKETGQKVLIIFEGRDAAGKGGAIKRFNEHLNPRGARTVALEKPTEAEASQWYFQRYIAHLPSGGEIVMMDRSWYNRAGVERVMGYCTPQQYLEFMREAPELERMLVNSGIRLIKFWFSVSRGEQLNRFATRETDPVRRWKLSPTDLASLDKWEDYTRAKEAMFFYTHTADAPWTVVKSNDKKRARLEAMRHVLDVLPYPNKDTRIVHTPDPLVCGPANVVSEGEDDAGGGAFPRVR, encoded by the coding sequence CTGGCCGGGCAGCACCGTCTGGCGAGCGACGAGGATGTCGCGACGTTCGCCGTCACCCAGGACTACGCCGCCGAGGTCGACGAGCTCACGGAGCTCGGCAGCGCGCTGGGCGGCGGACGGAAGCTGGCGCCGCCGAACCCCGAGGCCTGGCGGGAAGGCTATCCCTACGACAAGAAGCTCTCGCGTCGCGTCTACGAGCGTCGCAAGCGCGAGCTGCAGATCGAGCTGCTCAAGATGCAGCTCTGGGTCAAGGAGACCGGGCAGAAGGTCCTGATCATCTTCGAAGGCCGTGACGCCGCCGGCAAGGGTGGCGCGATCAAGCGCTTCAACGAGCACCTGAATCCCCGCGGAGCCCGGACGGTGGCGCTTGAGAAGCCGACCGAGGCGGAGGCCTCGCAGTGGTACTTCCAGCGCTACATCGCGCACCTGCCCTCCGGCGGTGAGATCGTCATGATGGACCGGTCCTGGTACAACCGTGCCGGAGTGGAACGGGTGATGGGCTACTGCACCCCGCAGCAGTACCTCGAGTTCATGCGCGAGGCGCCCGAGCTTGAACGCATGCTCGTCAATTCCGGCATCCGTCTGATCAAGTTCTGGTTCTCCGTCTCCCGCGGGGAACAGCTCAATCGTTTCGCCACGCGGGAGACCGACCCGGTGCGCCGGTGGAAGCTCTCCCCGACGGACCTGGCCTCGCTGGACAAGTGGGAGGACTACACCCGGGCGAAGGAAGCGATGTTCTTCTACACGCACACCGCCGACGCGCCCTGGACCGTCGTGAAGTCCAACGACAAGAAGCGAGCCCGGCTTGAGGCCATGCGGCATGTGCTCGACGTGCTGCCGTATCCGAACAAGGACACGAGGATCGTGCACACCCCGGACCCGCTGGTGTGCGGACCGGCGAACGTGGTCTCGGAGGGAGAAGACGATGCCGGCGGCGGCGCATTCCCGCGCGTGCGCTGA
- the rpsI gene encoding 30S ribosomal protein S9, whose product MTINENENEGVLTSYTSESAQTAEAPVASERPALTVAGAAVGRRKEAVARVRVVPGSGQWTINGRTLEDYFPNKLHQQEVNDPFTLLELEGAYDVIARIAGGGPSGQAGALRLGVSRALNEIDREHNRPALKKAGFLTRDARIIERKKAGLKKARKAPQYSKR is encoded by the coding sequence ATGACTATCAACGAGAACGAGAACGAGGGTGTGCTGACCAGCTACACCTCCGAGTCCGCTCAGACCGCCGAGGCGCCCGTCGCCTCCGAGCGTCCGGCCCTCACGGTCGCCGGTGCCGCCGTGGGCCGCCGCAAGGAGGCCGTCGCCCGCGTGCGCGTCGTCCCCGGCTCCGGCCAGTGGACCATCAACGGCCGCACCCTGGAGGACTACTTCCCGAACAAGCTGCATCAGCAGGAGGTCAACGACCCGTTCACCCTGCTGGAGCTCGAGGGCGCCTATGACGTGATCGCCCGCATCGCCGGCGGCGGCCCCTCCGGCCAGGCCGGTGCGCTGCGCCTGGGTGTGTCCCGCGCGCTGAACGAGATCGATCGCGAGCACAACCGTCCGGCCCTTAAGAAGGCCGGGTTCCTCACCCGCGATGCCCGCATCATCGAGCGCAAGAAGGCCGGCCTCAAGAAGGCACGCAAGGCCCCGCAGTACTCGAAGCGCTGA